The Nitrospirota bacterium genome contains a region encoding:
- the aspS gene encoding aspartate--tRNA ligase, with amino-acid sequence MKVRTHRCGELTKAAVGQTVVLNGWVQRRRDHGVVLFIDLRDRTGLTQVVFNAERNAAMHQASHALRSECVVSVTGQVMARPDESKNPNLPTGEIEVFVDAIEILNESKTPPFMIEDEAEVTESIRLKYRYLDLRRPKMQKLLTIRHNIMQAVRGFLNAEGFLEVETPILTKSTPEGARDYLVPSRVNPGQFYALPQSPQLFKQVLMVSGVDRYYQIARCFRDEDLRNDRQPEFTQIDLEMSFVDRLDVMSLMEQMIVTVFRDAGGVQLPTPFPRMTYAEAMGRYGSDKPDLRFDMPLHDVTAFAASSDFKVFKEAATKGGIVKALIVKGGAATPRSRIDALGEMAKTFGAKGLAWLKITPEGQLESVIAKFLDAKAFAAALPEAKPGDLVLFGADKAAIVHDVLGRIRLSLGEELKLIDTTAWKPVWVTEFPLLDYSPEEKRYIFMHNPFAAPMDEDLAFLDSEPLKVRAKAYDMVLNGSEIGGGSIRNHRSDIQLRILDLLGINKEQSQAKFGFLLDALEFGAPPHGGIAFGLDRLIMLLGHADSIRDVIAFPKTQRAQCPLTDAPSAVGTDQLKELRIKLDLVD; translated from the coding sequence ATGAAGGTCAGAACTCATCGGTGCGGCGAACTTACCAAAGCCGCAGTCGGGCAAACCGTCGTCTTAAACGGGTGGGTGCAGCGGCGGCGCGACCATGGCGTCGTGCTGTTCATCGACTTGCGCGATCGAACCGGGTTGACGCAGGTGGTGTTCAACGCCGAGCGAAATGCCGCTATGCACCAAGCGTCCCATGCGTTACGGAGCGAATGCGTCGTGTCGGTGACCGGTCAAGTGATGGCCCGTCCCGACGAGTCGAAGAATCCCAACCTGCCGACGGGCGAGATCGAAGTCTTCGTGGATGCCATTGAGATTCTGAACGAGTCGAAGACGCCGCCGTTCATGATCGAAGACGAGGCCGAAGTGACCGAGTCGATCCGGCTGAAGTACCGCTACCTGGATCTCCGTCGTCCGAAGATGCAGAAACTCTTAACCATCCGGCACAACATCATGCAGGCCGTCCGCGGCTTCCTGAACGCAGAAGGCTTCCTTGAGGTCGAAACGCCGATTTTGACCAAGAGTACGCCGGAAGGCGCGCGGGACTATCTAGTGCCAAGCCGGGTGAATCCCGGTCAGTTCTATGCGCTGCCTCAATCGCCGCAGCTCTTCAAGCAAGTGCTCATGGTCAGTGGCGTCGATCGCTATTATCAGATCGCGCGCTGCTTCCGCGACGAGGATTTACGCAACGACCGGCAGCCGGAGTTTACCCAGATCGACCTCGAGATGTCGTTCGTCGATCGGCTGGATGTCATGAGCTTGATGGAGCAGATGATCGTCACCGTGTTTCGTGACGCGGGCGGCGTGCAGTTGCCGACTCCATTTCCGCGCATGACCTATGCCGAGGCGATGGGACGTTATGGCTCGGACAAACCGGATTTGCGTTTCGACATGCCGCTGCATGATGTGACGGCTTTTGCGGCCTCCAGCGATTTCAAAGTGTTCAAGGAGGCGGCGACCAAGGGCGGGATCGTGAAGGCCTTGATCGTCAAAGGCGGCGCAGCCACTCCTCGGAGCAGGATCGATGCGCTCGGTGAGATGGCCAAGACGTTCGGCGCCAAGGGGCTGGCCTGGTTGAAGATCACCCCCGAAGGGCAGCTGGAGTCTGTCATCGCCAAGTTTTTGGATGCCAAGGCCTTCGCAGCGGCCCTTCCTGAGGCCAAGCCTGGTGATTTAGTTCTCTTCGGTGCCGACAAGGCAGCCATTGTCCATGACGTGTTAGGTCGCATCAGGCTTTCGCTCGGTGAAGAGTTGAAGCTGATCGATACCACAGCCTGGAAGCCTGTCTGGGTGACCGAGTTCCCCTTGCTGGACTATTCACCGGAAGAGAAGCGGTATATTTTCATGCATAACCCGTTCGCCGCACCGATGGACGAGGATCTGGCTTTCCTGGATTCAGAGCCGCTCAAAGTACGGGCGAAGGCGTACGACATGGTGCTTAACGGCAGCGAAATCGGTGGCGGGAGTATCCGGAACCATCGGAGCGATATCCAGCTGCGCATTCTCGATCTGCTCGGCATCAACAAGGAGCAGTCGCAGGCGAAGTTCGGGTTCTTGCTCGATGCGCTCGAATTTGGCGCGCCTCCGCACGGCGGGATTGCCTTCGGGCTCGATCGGCTGATCATGTTGTTGGGACATGCCGACTCGATCCGCGACGTGATCGCATTTCCAAAAACGCAACGGGCCCAATGTCCGCTGACCGATGCCCCCTCAGCCGTCGGCACCGATCAACTAAAGGAATTGCGCATCAAGCTCGACCTCGTCGATTAG
- the aroC gene encoding chorismate synthase, with protein sequence MAGNSFGHIFTVTSFGESHGPAIGCVVDGCPPGMALSVDDIQLDLDRRKPGTSRHVTQRQESDRVEILSGVFEGKTTGTPIALLIRNEDARSKDYGNLIDTFRPGHADYTYWQKYGIRDHRGGGRSSARETAVRVAAAAIAKKWLNETYGVVVRGYLSQLGPHEVPFKSWDAVGDNPFFVADLAAVAKLESFMDELRKAGDSIGARITTVAEHVPVGWGAPVYAKLDSDLAAAMMTINAVKAVEIGAGFGSVTQRGSEHGDELTPEGFVTNHAGGILGGISTGQDVVVTIGIKPTSSIRVPRRSIDKQGNAVTVQTNGRHDPCVGIRATPIAEAMVALVLMDHALLHRAQNADVKTATPKISGSSK encoded by the coding sequence ATGGCAGGCAATTCGTTCGGTCACATCTTCACCGTCACGTCATTCGGCGAGAGCCATGGTCCCGCGATCGGCTGTGTCGTGGATGGCTGCCCGCCTGGCATGGCTCTTTCGGTCGATGACATTCAACTAGATCTCGACCGGCGCAAGCCCGGCACCTCACGCCATGTCACGCAACGGCAGGAATCCGACCGCGTTGAAATCCTCTCCGGCGTCTTTGAAGGCAAGACCACCGGCACTCCGATCGCGCTGCTGATTCGAAACGAAGATGCCCGCAGCAAGGACTACGGCAATCTGATCGATACCTTTCGCCCCGGTCACGCAGACTACACCTATTGGCAGAAGTACGGGATTCGCGATCATCGTGGCGGGGGGAGATCCTCTGCTCGTGAAACGGCTGTGCGAGTGGCGGCAGCGGCGATTGCGAAGAAATGGCTCAACGAAACGTATGGCGTCGTGGTCCGCGGCTACCTCAGCCAACTTGGACCGCATGAAGTGCCGTTCAAGAGCTGGGATGCGGTGGGTGACAATCCGTTTTTTGTGGCTGACCTTGCCGCAGTGGCGAAGCTTGAGTCCTTCATGGACGAGCTGCGCAAGGCCGGAGACTCCATCGGCGCGAGAATTACGACAGTCGCCGAGCATGTACCCGTCGGCTGGGGCGCACCGGTCTATGCCAAGCTGGATTCAGATTTGGCCGCGGCCATGATGACCATCAATGCCGTGAAGGCCGTGGAAATTGGCGCGGGGTTTGGCTCAGTCACGCAGCGGGGCTCGGAGCATGGCGACGAACTGACCCCGGAAGGGTTTGTGACGAATCATGCCGGCGGTATCCTCGGCGGTATTTCCACGGGGCAGGATGTGGTGGTGACGATCGGGATCAAGCCGACGTCGAGTATTCGTGTGCCCCGCCGCTCTATCGACAAGCAGGGGAATGCCGTGACGGTCCAGACCAATGGCCGCCATGATCCCTGTGTCGGCATCAGAGCCACACCGATTGCCGAAGCCATGGTGGCGCTGGTGCTCATGGATCATGCCCTCCTGCATCGCGCGCAGAACGCCGATGTGAAGACGGCGACGCCAAAGATTTCCGGTTCTTCGAAGTAG